The following proteins come from a genomic window of Eleginops maclovinus isolate JMC-PN-2008 ecotype Puerto Natales chromosome 8, JC_Emac_rtc_rv5, whole genome shotgun sequence:
- the pnpla7a gene encoding patatin-like phospholipase domain-containing protein 7a, translating to MDCQGEDDGEFCRLKNLVNSKTEIGIRVQRFLEERMQTTMLTGVLIGAAVAVSLIGIVVLFLYRRFKLARAKQPGVPQYRFRKRDKVLFYGRKIMRKVQTLSAVPPPISTSVSKQPQRIRKRTKVLSIARKILRIRKDPPTLQPKEPPPSLLEADLTEFDVQSSNLPSEVLYMLKNVRVLGHFEKPLFLELCRHMVFIELQEGEGLFRPGDDDDSIYVVQDGRLELCIQETDGTEPVVKDVVPGDSVHSLLSILDIITGYPAPYKTVCARAATRSTILRLPASAFESVFKKYPETLVRVIQIIMVRLQRVTFLALHNYLGLTTELFNPESQTVPLSNISSVIGDVTSGKTTRRLHFQDELPAGPAESPTETDGVKDSPSNSNRKQRSSSMPTDSAVAGNDLNMAYERARVTKDEAPPSPVTPKSNLKKSVTMQPTPSEVFHYTGSGGHYDAVNLSKSCTIFQAAKKDLLGIIQLQDPSLLDGRVTLHHVKAGSVVARQGDQEVSIQFVISGLLHVYQRMIDREEETRLFVTHPGELVGQLAVLTGEPLIFTVRAQRDCSFLSISKTHFYEIMRVEPKVVLNVAHTVVRRMSSFVRQIDFALDWMAVEAGRAVYRQGEKSDSTFIVLSGRLRSVILKEDGKKELIGEYGRGDLIGVVEALTHQNRATTVHAVRDSELAKLPEGALSSIKRKYPQVVTRLIHLLGQKILQQVNGPLTARSLALHTPGSKWDAGNQASNLSTVTVLPVSEEVPLTAFTLELQHALMAIGPTLLLTSDVIKQRLGAAALDSVHEYRLSSWLGQQEDIHRIVLYQTDYTLTPWTQRCIRQADCIIIVGLGEQDPAVGELERMLEGSAVRAQKQLVLLHREDGPPPKGTVDWLNMRSWISRHLHLFCPRRVFSKRSLPKLLELYLRVFEKPADRHSDFSRLARVLTGNSIALILGGGGARGCSQVGIMRALCEAGIPVDLIGGTSIGSLMGAIYAEDRSHSRMRMRAREWAMEMTSVFKKVLDLTYPVTSMFSGAAFNSSISNVFKGKQIEDLRIPYFNITTDITASAMRVHTDGSLWRYVRASMSLSGYLPPLCDPKDGHLLMDGGYINNLPADVARSMGAKVVIAIDVGSRDETNLTNYGDSLSGWWLLWKRLNPLAEKVKVLNMAEIQTRLAYVCCVRQLESVKSSDYCEYIRPPIDRYRTLEFGKFDEIAEVGYQHGKTVFDVWTRSGVVEKMLKDRHQEEFRNTQSKNNVVTCPNASFTDLAEIVSRIEPVKPALVAEESDYHTDYDEEALESALSDMELYNRYGEHTEGEETADTDEELDGRSARRITSLTSSQAQPPTVPDSPSNQEVLSKQSIK from the exons ATGGATTGCCAAGGAGAGGACGATGGAGAGTTTTGCAGACTGAAAAATTTA GTGAACAGCAAAACTGAAATTGGAATAAGAGTGCAACGGTTTTTGGAAGAAAGGATGCAGACCACCATG CTTACAGGTGTGCTGATTGGAGCAGCAGTCGCTGTCTCACTCATCGGGATTGTGGTGCTCTTCCTTTACAGGAGATTCAAGCTTGCGC GTGCAAAACAGCCAGGTGTACCACAGTATCGCTTCAGGAAACGCGATAAAGTACTCTTCTATGGACGGAAGATAATGCGAAAG gtcCAGACACTTTCTGCGGTTCCTCCTCCCATCTCTACCTCAGTATCAAAGCAACCGCAGCGCATACGCAAAAGAACCAAAGTTTTAAGCATTGCTCGCAA AATCCTGAGGATCCGTAAAGATCCTCCCACCCTGCAGCCCAAGgaaccccctccctccctgcttgAGGCTGACCTGACAGAGTTTGATGTGCAGAGCTCAAACCTTCCCTCTGAAGTCCTGTATATGCTGAAGAATGTcag GGTCTTGGGTCACTTTGAGAAGCCACTGTTCCTCGAGCTGTGTCGCCACATGGTGTTTAttgagctgcaggagggcgaGGGTCTGTTCCGGCCCGGAGACGATGACGATAGCATCTACGTGGTACAGGATGGACGACTGGAACTCTGCATCCAGGAGACC gATGGTACAGAGCCAGTGGTGAAGGATGTGGTCCCAGGAGACAGCGTTCACAGCCTGCTCAGTATTCTGGACATCATCACT GGTTATCCGGCTCCATATAAGACCGTATGTGCCCGTGCTGCAACCCGCTCCACCATCCTGCGTCTGCCTGCGTCAGCCTTTGAGTCTGTGTTTAAGAAATACCCAGAGACACTCGTTCGTGTCATTCAG ataaTCATGGTGCGCCTCCAAAGAGTCACCTTCTTGGCGTTACATAACTATCTGGGCCTAACCACCGAGCTCTTCAATCCG GAGAGTCAGACGGTACCCTTGTCAAATATAAGCAGTGTGATAGGAGATGTAACTTCTGGGAAAACGACTCGTCGATTGCACTTTCAGGACGAGTTACCAGCAGGTCCCGCGGAGAGCCCCACTGAGACAG ATGGTGTCAAGGACAGTCCTTCAAACAGCAACAGGAAGCAGCGATCCTCCTCGATGCCCACCGACAGCGCAG TTGCAGGAAATGACTTGAACATGGCCTATGAGCGAGCACGAGTCACTAAGGATGAGGCTCCACCCAGCCCCGTCACTCCCAAA TCCAATTTGAAGAAGAGTGTGACGATGCAGCCCACGCCCTCCGAAGTGTTTCACTACACGGGCAGTGGGGGGCACTATGATGCTGTAAACCTCAGTAAGAGCTGCACAATCTTCCAGGCGGCCAAAAAAGACCTGCTGGGAATCATCCAGCTGCAG GACCCCAGTCTACTGGATGGCAGGGTGACCCTTCATCATGTCAAAGCTGGTTCTGTGGTGGCTCGTCAGGGCGACCAG GAGGTGAGCATCCAGTTTGTGATTTCTGGCCTCCTCCATGTTTACCAGCGGATGATCGACCGCGAAGAAGAGACACGCCTGTTTGTCACGCACCCCGGAGAGCTCGTGGGTCAACTTGCCGTCCTGACCGGAGAGCCCCTCATCTTCACTGTTCGAGCCCAGAGAGACTGCAGCTTCCTCTCCATTTCCAAAACCCACTTCTATGA GATAATGCGTGTGGAGCCAAAGGTGGTGCTGAACGTTGCTCACACTGTGGTGAGGAGGATGTCGTCTTTTGTCAGACAGATAGACTTCGCCCTCGACTGGATGGCTGTGGAGGCTGGCAGAGCGGTCTACAG gcagggagagaaGTCAGACAGTACTTTCATAGTGCTGAGTGGCCGACTGCGCTCTGTGATCTTGAAGGAAGATGGCAAGAAGGAGCTGATAGGAGAGTACGGACGTGGAGACCTGATCGGAGTG GTGGAGGCCCTGACCCATCAGAACCGAGCCACCACCGTGCACGCTGTACGAGACTCCGAGCTGGCCAAGTTACCCGAGGGAGCTCTCAGCTCCATCAAGAGGAAGTACCCGCAG GTGGTCACCAGGCTGATCCACTTACTCGGACAGAAGATCCTCCAGCAGGTCAACGGTCCCTTGACAG CTCGCAGTTTAGCCCTTCACACTCCTGGCAGCAAGTGGGATGCAGGGAACCAAGCCTCCAACCTCTCCACGGTGACAGTCCTGCCCGTATCTGAGGAAGTGCCTCTTACCGCCTTCACCCTGGAGCTGCAGCACGCTCTCATGGCAATAG GTCCCACTCTTCTGCTGACCAGTGATGTTATTAAACAGCGACTGGGAGCAGCAGCATTAGACAG TGTCCACGAGTACCGTCTTTCCAGCTGGCTGGGCCAACAGGAAGACATCCATCGCATAGTTCTTTACCAGACGGACTACACACTGACCCCCTGGACACAGCGGTGCATCCGTCAGGCCGACTGCATCATCATCGTGGGACTAGGAGAGCAGGATCCTGCCGTCGGAGAG CTGGAGCGTATGTTGGAAGGAAGTGCGGTGCGTGCCCAGAAGCAGCTGGTGCTGTTGCACCGAGAAGACGGCCCCCCACCCAAAGGAACTGTGGACTGGCTCAACATGCGAAGCTGGATCTCCAGACACCTCCACCTCTTCTGTCCCCGGAGGGTCTTCTCTAAGAGGAGCTTGCCCAAACTG ttGGAGCTGTATCTACGTGTGTTCGAGAAGCCGGCAGACCGTCACTCAGACTTCTCCCGCCTGGCTCGAGTCCTCACAGGAAACTCTATTGCTCTGAtactgggaggaggaggggccaG AGGATGTTCCCAGGTGGGGATAATGCGAGCTCTCTGCGAAGCCGGCATCCCAGTGGACCTCATCGGTGGCACCTCTATAGGCTCCCTGATGGGAGCAATCTACGCTGAGGACCGCAGCCACAGCCGCATGAGGATGAGGGCCAGAGAATGGGCGATG GAAATGACATCGGTATTCAAGAAGGTTCTGGACCTGACGTACCCAGTGACCTCCATGTTCTCCGGCGCTGCCTTCAACTCCAGCATCAGCAATGTCTTCAAGGGCAAACAGATCGAG GACCTTCGGATCCCCTACTTCAATATTACAACGGACATCACTGCCTCTGCCATGCGAGTACACACTGATG GTTCTCTGTGGCGGTATGTTCGTGCCAGCATGTCTCTCTCTGGGTATCTACCTCCGCTCTGCGACCCCAAAGACGGACACCTGCTGATGGACGGAGGCTACATCAACAACCTGCCAG CTGATGTGGCGCGTTCCATGGGGGCTAAAGTGGTGATAGCTATCGACGTGGGCAGCCGGGATGAAACCAACCTCACTAATTACGGAGACTCACTCTCAGGCTGGTGGCTGCTATGGAAACGCCTCAACCCCCTAGCTGAGAAAGTGAAG GTGTTAAACATGGCAGAGATCCAGACTCGGCTGGCCTACGTGTGCTGCGTTAGACAGCTGGAGTCTGTGAAGAGCAGCGACTACTGCGAGTACATCAGACCCCCCATCGACAGATACCGCACACTGGAGTTTGGCAAGTTTGACGAGATTGCT GAGGTGGGATACCAGCACGGGAAGACTGTGTTTGACGTGTGGACGCGGAGTGGAGTGGTGGAGAAAATGTTGAAAGACAGACACCAGGAGGAGTTCCGTAACACCCAAAGCAAGAACAAT GTGGTGACGTGTCCCAATGCTTCCTTCACTGACCTGGCAGAAATCGTGTCCCGCATCGAGCCCGTCAAACCTGCTCTTGTGGCTG AGGAGTCAGACTACCACACTGACTACGACGAGGAGGCCCTGGAGAGCGCTCTGTCTGACATGGAGCTGTATAACCGCTATGGAGAGCACACTGAGGGGGAGGAGACCGCTGACACG GATGAAGAGCTGGATGGGAGAAGTGCACGCCGCATTACCTCACTCACCAGCAGCCAGGCCCAGCCTCCCACCGTCCCTGACAGTCCGTCAAACCAGGAAGTCCTTTCCAAACAGTCCATTAAGTGA
- the clic3 gene encoding chloride intracellular channel protein 3: MAEPPKIELFVKASVDAESVGNCPFSQRLFMILWLKGANFTLTTVDMKRAPDVLKALAPGSQPPFLLFNGEVKTDTNKIEEFLEEHLAPPQYPKMCCRYKDSNGAGEDIFRKFSGYIKNPNPGLNDMLEKKFLSTLVKLNMYLETPLPHELDQNPNTTLSTRLYLDGESLTLADCNLLPKLNIVKVVCKQYRDFDIPKELKGLTRYLDNAYKKDEFRYTCPNDSEILIAYHSVAKYLNK, encoded by the exons atggcCGAGCCCCCGAAGATTGAACTCTTCGTTAAG gCCAGTGTTGATGCTGAGAGTGTGGGGAACTGTCCTTTCTCTCAGAGACTCTTCATGATTCTTTGGTTGAAAGGGGCCAACTTTACCCTCACCACTGTGGACATGAAGAG AGCCCCTGATGTGCTGAAGGCTCTGGCTCCGGGTTCTCAGCCTCCCTTCCTGCTCTTCAACGGTGAAGTCAAAACGGACACGAACAAGATTGAAGAGTTCCTGGAGGAACACCTAGCCCCACCTCA GTATCCAAAAATGTGCTGTCGATACAAAGACTCCAACGGTGCTGGAGAAGATATCTTCCGAAAGTTCTCAGGCTACATCAAAAATCCCAATCCTGGATTAAATGACA tGCTGGAGAAAAAATTTCTGTCAACTCTGGTAAAACTGAACATGTACCTGGAGACGCCCCTCCCACACGAGTTGGACCAGAACCCGAACACCACTCTCTCGACACGCCTCTATCTGGATGGGGAATCCCTCACCTTGGCAGACTGCAACCTGCTTCCCAAACTCAACATTGTCAAG gtgGTGTGTAAGCAGTACCGCGACTTTGACATCCCTAAAGAACTGAAAGGTCTgactcgttacctggataatGCCTACAAAAAAGATGAGTTTCGTTACACCTGCCCGAATGATTCAGAGATCCTTATTGCCTACCACTCTGTGGCAAAGTACCTGAACAAATAA